One part of the Vicugna pacos chromosome 20, VicPac4, whole genome shotgun sequence genome encodes these proteins:
- the CAGE1 gene encoding cancer-associated gene 1 protein isoform X3, whose product MKVLAELFSPEASQMVVILCLHMTFSLCLGGVSSDLNIGNYSQNVLNQPVDINISSFRQFEPLCKFHQREAFNNEMITFQNLTEGLPYAKEPELQCHVYNDAKDTNIQKDSFKEESPVESSTSADQDQLALECVRQSPRSPSLIHCTGGTLKFMEVSLANSTAMETAFNPSQPQNFLCKENVHGDVEQLVYKENSFHLLNQRANYKAEEIAGSSKGIQNSADIPEMSVKHQKEVAVEGRESSEIVSCWSPIGISWSGGASREGCMTPNTEQSLESPWPLEEDMALNEVLRKLKHTNREQQTLIQDLQRSNMYLEKKVEELQMKTTKQQVSVDIMNKLKENVEELIEDKYRVMLEKNDTEKTLRNVHEVLVDTQQCLQESRNEKETLQQELKKIKSNYVSLQERYTTEMQQKKQAASQCLMMDRALSKKEEEVERLQQLKEELEEATASALGLLKREQETREQELLSLQEEFQKREKENLDERRKLKSRLEKLVAQVQNLQFTSENEKAKNTKLQQQIDEVRNENAKLQQQVARSEEQNYVPKSETVQLKERLEEVMESDMGKDAKMIHSDLFLTHSPCEGENLNPPDMKRMSPLTSKIHSLLALMVGLLTCQDITSPDAEHFKETEKVSDIMLQKLKTFHLKKNNLDKELLKHKDRITTFRELIANEKSFQDQVTEVTDFDSNETKNVRDIPVLLGAKLDQYHNLNEELDFLIAKLGHLLESKKDHCNRLIEENDKYQRHLGSLINKVTSYEEIIECADQRLVISHSQIARLEERNKHLEDLIRRPREKARRPRCTGEGSSAHSQRGGPRYL is encoded by the exons atgaaggtgctggcagagctgttttctcctgaggcctctcagATGGTGGTCATCTTGTGTCTCCACATGAccttttctctgtgcctgggtgGTGTCTCTTCTG ATCTCAACATTGGAAATTACTCACAGAATGTGCTAAACCAGCCAGTTGACATCAACATCTCTTCCTTCAGACAGTTTGAACCCCTGTGCAAATTTCATCAGAGAGAAGCATTTAATAATGAAATGATAACATTTCAGAATCTGACAGAAGGCTTACCTTATGCCAAGGAGCCAGAATTGCAATGTCATGTATATAATGATGCAAAAGACACCAATATACAGAAAGATTCATTTAAGGAAGAAAGTCCAGTGGAAAGTAGCACTTCCGCAGATCAAGATCAACTTGCTCTAGAGTGTGTCAGACAATCTCCCAGAAGCCCGTCTCTAATCCACTGCACTGGAGGGACACTGAAATTCATGGAAGTGTCACTGGCTAATAGCACTGCCATGGAAACTGCCTTCAACCCTAGTCAGCCTCAGAACTTCTTGTGTAAGGAAAATGTGCATGGAGATGTTGAACAACTCGTTTATAAAGAGAATAGCTTTCACCTGCTTAATCAGAGAGCTAATTATAAAGCAGAGGAG ATTGCAGGTTCTTCCAAaggaatacagaattctgcagATATTCCTGAGATGTCAGTCAAGCACCAAAAGGAAGTCGCAGTGGAGGGCAGAGAGAGTTCAGAGATTGTCTCATGTTGGTCTCCGATAGGCATTTCTTGGAGTGGTGGGGCATCTCGGGAGGGCTGCATGACACCCAACACAGAGCAAAGCTTGGAAAGCCCATGGCCTCTGGAAGAGGACATGGCTTTAAATGAAGTCCTGAGGAAATTAAAACATACTAACAGAGAACAGCAGACTCTGATCCAAGACCTGCAGCGTAGTAACATGTATTTAGAGAAGAAGGTTGAAGAACTGCAGATGAAGACTACTAAACAGCAGGTGTCCGTGGACATCATGAATAAGCTAAAGGAGAATGTCGAGGAATTAATTGAAGACAAATACAGAGTGATGCTAGAGAAGAATGATACGGAGAAGACACTGCGGAATGTGCATGAGGTTTTAGTTGACACGCAACAATGTCTTCAGGAGTCCAGGAATGAAAAGGAAACCTTACAGCAAGAGCTTAAGAAGATCAAGAGCAATTATGTCAGTCTACAGGAAAGGTACACGACTGAAATGCAACAGAAGAAGCAAGCTGCAAGTCAGTGCTTAATGATGGACAGAGCCTTGAGCAAGAAAGAAGAAGAGGTCGAGAGGCTGCAGCAACTCAAAGAAGAGTTGGAAGAGGCCACCGCTTCCGCTCTGGGCTTGTTGAAAAGGGAGCAGGAGACGCGAGAACAAGAGCTCCTGTCTCTACAGGAGGAGTTCCAGAAGCGTGAAAAGGAAAACCTGGACGAGAGACGGAAGCTGAAATCTAGGCTTGAGAAACTGGTCGCTCAAGTTCAAAATCTGCAGTTCACTTCTGAGAATGAAAAGGCCAAGAATACAAAACTTCAGCAGCAGATCGAcgaagtgagaaatgagaacgCGAAACTTCAGCAGCAGGTTGCAAGGAGCGAGGAGCAAAATTACGTCCCTAAATCTGAGACAGTGCAGCTAAAGGAGCGCTTAGAGGAAGTGATGGAGTCAGACATGGGGAAG GATGCAAAGATGATACATTCTGATTTGTTCCTGACTCACTCACCTTGTGAAGGAGAGAACCTGAATCCTCCAGATATGAAAAGAATGTCTCCACTGACCTCCAAAATTCACAGTCTTCTGGCTCTGATGGTAGGACTTCTCACATGccag GACATCACCAGTCCCGATGCTGAACATTTCAAAGAGACTGAGAAAGTTAGTGATATAATGCTACAAAAACTGAAGACTTTTCatctaaaaaagaataatttagaTAAAGAG ctACTGAAACATAAAGACAGAATCACAACTTTCAGAGAGTTAATTGCCAATGAAAAATCATTTCAAGATCAGGTTACTGAG GTTACAGACTTTGATTCAAATGAAACCAAGAATGTCAGAGACATACCTGTCCTACTGGGAGCCAAACTGGATCAGTACCACAACCTAAACGAAGAGCTTGATTTCTTG ATAGCAAAATTGGGACATCTTCTAGAGTCGAAAAAAGACCACTGCAACAGACTCATTGAAGAAAATGACAAGTATCAAAGACATTTAGGCAGCTTAATAAATAAG GTTACATCATATGAAGAAATTATCGAATGTGCTGACCAAAGGCTCGTGATATCCCACTCCCAGATTGCGCG tttagaagagagaaataaacatttggaaGACTTAATTAGAAGGCCCAGAGAAAAAGCCAGAAGACCAAg GTGCACAGGAGAGGGAAGCTCTGCTCACTCACAGCGTGGAGGTCCGAGGTACCTGTGA
- the CAGE1 gene encoding cancer-associated gene 1 protein isoform X1 encodes MKVLAELFSPEASQMVVILCLHMTFSLCLGGVSSDLNIGNYSQNVLNQPVDINISSFRQFEPLCKFHQREAFNNEMITFQNLTEGLPYAKEPELQCHVYNDAKDTNIQKDSFKEESPVESSTSADQDQLALECVRQSPRSPSLIHCTGGTLKFMEVSLANSTAMETAFNPSQPQNFLCKENVHGDVEQLVYKENSFHLLNQRANYKAEEIAGSSKGIQNSADIPEMSVKHQKEVAVEGRESSEIVSCWSPIGISWSGGASREGCMTPNTEQSLESPWPLEEDMALNEVLRKLKHTNREQQTLIQDLQRSNMYLEKKVEELQMKTTKQQVSVDIMNKLKENVEELIEDKYRVMLEKNDTEKTLRNVHEVLVDTQQCLQESRNEKETLQQELKKIKSNYVSLQERYTTEMQQKKQAASQCLMMDRALSKKEEEVERLQQLKEELEEATASALGLLKREQETREQELLSLQEEFQKREKENLDERRKLKSRLEKLVAQVQNLQFTSENEKAKNTKLQQQIDEVRNENAKLQQQVARSEEQNYVPKSETVQLKERLEEVMESDMGKDAKMIHSDLFLTHSPCEGENLNPPDMKRMSPLTSKIHSLLALMVGLLTCQDITSPDAEHFKETEKVSDIMLQKLKTFHLKKNNLDKELLKHKDRITTFRELIANEKSFQDQVTEVTDFDSNETKNVRDIPVLLGAKLDQYHNLNEELDFLIAKLGHLLESKKDHCNRLIEENDKYQRHLGSLINKVTSYEEIIECADQRLVISHSQIARLEERNKHLEDLIRRPREKARRPRRRSHQKSMTVVGHTDDHCKECYISICQIF; translated from the exons atgaaggtgctggcagagctgttttctcctgaggcctctcagATGGTGGTCATCTTGTGTCTCCACATGAccttttctctgtgcctgggtgGTGTCTCTTCTG ATCTCAACATTGGAAATTACTCACAGAATGTGCTAAACCAGCCAGTTGACATCAACATCTCTTCCTTCAGACAGTTTGAACCCCTGTGCAAATTTCATCAGAGAGAAGCATTTAATAATGAAATGATAACATTTCAGAATCTGACAGAAGGCTTACCTTATGCCAAGGAGCCAGAATTGCAATGTCATGTATATAATGATGCAAAAGACACCAATATACAGAAAGATTCATTTAAGGAAGAAAGTCCAGTGGAAAGTAGCACTTCCGCAGATCAAGATCAACTTGCTCTAGAGTGTGTCAGACAATCTCCCAGAAGCCCGTCTCTAATCCACTGCACTGGAGGGACACTGAAATTCATGGAAGTGTCACTGGCTAATAGCACTGCCATGGAAACTGCCTTCAACCCTAGTCAGCCTCAGAACTTCTTGTGTAAGGAAAATGTGCATGGAGATGTTGAACAACTCGTTTATAAAGAGAATAGCTTTCACCTGCTTAATCAGAGAGCTAATTATAAAGCAGAGGAG ATTGCAGGTTCTTCCAAaggaatacagaattctgcagATATTCCTGAGATGTCAGTCAAGCACCAAAAGGAAGTCGCAGTGGAGGGCAGAGAGAGTTCAGAGATTGTCTCATGTTGGTCTCCGATAGGCATTTCTTGGAGTGGTGGGGCATCTCGGGAGGGCTGCATGACACCCAACACAGAGCAAAGCTTGGAAAGCCCATGGCCTCTGGAAGAGGACATGGCTTTAAATGAAGTCCTGAGGAAATTAAAACATACTAACAGAGAACAGCAGACTCTGATCCAAGACCTGCAGCGTAGTAACATGTATTTAGAGAAGAAGGTTGAAGAACTGCAGATGAAGACTACTAAACAGCAGGTGTCCGTGGACATCATGAATAAGCTAAAGGAGAATGTCGAGGAATTAATTGAAGACAAATACAGAGTGATGCTAGAGAAGAATGATACGGAGAAGACACTGCGGAATGTGCATGAGGTTTTAGTTGACACGCAACAATGTCTTCAGGAGTCCAGGAATGAAAAGGAAACCTTACAGCAAGAGCTTAAGAAGATCAAGAGCAATTATGTCAGTCTACAGGAAAGGTACACGACTGAAATGCAACAGAAGAAGCAAGCTGCAAGTCAGTGCTTAATGATGGACAGAGCCTTGAGCAAGAAAGAAGAAGAGGTCGAGAGGCTGCAGCAACTCAAAGAAGAGTTGGAAGAGGCCACCGCTTCCGCTCTGGGCTTGTTGAAAAGGGAGCAGGAGACGCGAGAACAAGAGCTCCTGTCTCTACAGGAGGAGTTCCAGAAGCGTGAAAAGGAAAACCTGGACGAGAGACGGAAGCTGAAATCTAGGCTTGAGAAACTGGTCGCTCAAGTTCAAAATCTGCAGTTCACTTCTGAGAATGAAAAGGCCAAGAATACAAAACTTCAGCAGCAGATCGAcgaagtgagaaatgagaacgCGAAACTTCAGCAGCAGGTTGCAAGGAGCGAGGAGCAAAATTACGTCCCTAAATCTGAGACAGTGCAGCTAAAGGAGCGCTTAGAGGAAGTGATGGAGTCAGACATGGGGAAG GATGCAAAGATGATACATTCTGATTTGTTCCTGACTCACTCACCTTGTGAAGGAGAGAACCTGAATCCTCCAGATATGAAAAGAATGTCTCCACTGACCTCCAAAATTCACAGTCTTCTGGCTCTGATGGTAGGACTTCTCACATGccag GACATCACCAGTCCCGATGCTGAACATTTCAAAGAGACTGAGAAAGTTAGTGATATAATGCTACAAAAACTGAAGACTTTTCatctaaaaaagaataatttagaTAAAGAG ctACTGAAACATAAAGACAGAATCACAACTTTCAGAGAGTTAATTGCCAATGAAAAATCATTTCAAGATCAGGTTACTGAG GTTACAGACTTTGATTCAAATGAAACCAAGAATGTCAGAGACATACCTGTCCTACTGGGAGCCAAACTGGATCAGTACCACAACCTAAACGAAGAGCTTGATTTCTTG ATAGCAAAATTGGGACATCTTCTAGAGTCGAAAAAAGACCACTGCAACAGACTCATTGAAGAAAATGACAAGTATCAAAGACATTTAGGCAGCTTAATAAATAAG GTTACATCATATGAAGAAATTATCGAATGTGCTGACCAAAGGCTCGTGATATCCCACTCCCAGATTGCGCG tttagaagagagaaataaacatttggaaGACTTAATTAGAAGGCCCAGAGAAAAAGCCAGAAGACCAAg ACGAAGAAGTCATCAGAAGTCCATGACCGTGGTAGGTCATACTGATGATCATTGTAAAGAATGCTACATTTCCAT atgccagatattttag
- the CAGE1 gene encoding cancer-associated gene 1 protein isoform X2: protein MKVLAELFSPEASQMVVILCLHMTFSLCLGGVSSDLNIGNYSQNVLNQPVDINISSFRQFEPLCKFHQREAFNNEMITFQNLTEGLPYAKEPELQCHVYNDAKDTNIQKDSFKEESPVESSTSADQDQLALECVRQSPRSPSLIHCTGGTLKFMEVSLANSTAMETAFNPSQPQNFLCKENVHGDVEQLVYKENSFHLLNQRANYKAEEIAGSSKGIQNSADIPEMSVKHQKEVAVEGRESSEIVSCWSPIGISWSGGASREGCMTPNTEQSLESPWPLEEDMALNEVLRKLKHTNREQQTLIQDLQRSNMYLEKKVEELQMKTTKQQVSVDIMNKLKENVEELIEDKYRVMLEKNDTEKTLRNVHEVLVDTQQCLQESRNEKETLQQELKKIKSNYVSLQERYTTEMQQKKQAASQCLMMDRALSKKEEEVERLQQLKEELEEATASALGLLKREQETREQELLSLQEEFQKREKENLDERRKLKSRLEKLVAQVQNLQFTSENEKAKNTKLQQQIDEVRNENAKLQQQVARSEEQNYVPKSETVQLKERLEEVMESDMGKDAKMIHSDLFLTHSPCEGENLNPPDMKRMSPLTSKIHSLLALMVGLLTCQDITSPDAEHFKETEKVSDIMLQKLKTFHLKKNNLDKELLKHKDRITTFRELIANEKSFQDQVTEVTDFDSNETKNVRDIPVLLGAKLDQYHNLNEELDFLIAKLGHLLESKKDHCNRLIEENDKYQRHLGSLINKVTSYEEIIECADQRLVISHSQIARLEERNKHLEDLIRRPREKARRPRRRSHQKSMTVMPDILEGKRNDLD from the exons atgaaggtgctggcagagctgttttctcctgaggcctctcagATGGTGGTCATCTTGTGTCTCCACATGAccttttctctgtgcctgggtgGTGTCTCTTCTG ATCTCAACATTGGAAATTACTCACAGAATGTGCTAAACCAGCCAGTTGACATCAACATCTCTTCCTTCAGACAGTTTGAACCCCTGTGCAAATTTCATCAGAGAGAAGCATTTAATAATGAAATGATAACATTTCAGAATCTGACAGAAGGCTTACCTTATGCCAAGGAGCCAGAATTGCAATGTCATGTATATAATGATGCAAAAGACACCAATATACAGAAAGATTCATTTAAGGAAGAAAGTCCAGTGGAAAGTAGCACTTCCGCAGATCAAGATCAACTTGCTCTAGAGTGTGTCAGACAATCTCCCAGAAGCCCGTCTCTAATCCACTGCACTGGAGGGACACTGAAATTCATGGAAGTGTCACTGGCTAATAGCACTGCCATGGAAACTGCCTTCAACCCTAGTCAGCCTCAGAACTTCTTGTGTAAGGAAAATGTGCATGGAGATGTTGAACAACTCGTTTATAAAGAGAATAGCTTTCACCTGCTTAATCAGAGAGCTAATTATAAAGCAGAGGAG ATTGCAGGTTCTTCCAAaggaatacagaattctgcagATATTCCTGAGATGTCAGTCAAGCACCAAAAGGAAGTCGCAGTGGAGGGCAGAGAGAGTTCAGAGATTGTCTCATGTTGGTCTCCGATAGGCATTTCTTGGAGTGGTGGGGCATCTCGGGAGGGCTGCATGACACCCAACACAGAGCAAAGCTTGGAAAGCCCATGGCCTCTGGAAGAGGACATGGCTTTAAATGAAGTCCTGAGGAAATTAAAACATACTAACAGAGAACAGCAGACTCTGATCCAAGACCTGCAGCGTAGTAACATGTATTTAGAGAAGAAGGTTGAAGAACTGCAGATGAAGACTACTAAACAGCAGGTGTCCGTGGACATCATGAATAAGCTAAAGGAGAATGTCGAGGAATTAATTGAAGACAAATACAGAGTGATGCTAGAGAAGAATGATACGGAGAAGACACTGCGGAATGTGCATGAGGTTTTAGTTGACACGCAACAATGTCTTCAGGAGTCCAGGAATGAAAAGGAAACCTTACAGCAAGAGCTTAAGAAGATCAAGAGCAATTATGTCAGTCTACAGGAAAGGTACACGACTGAAATGCAACAGAAGAAGCAAGCTGCAAGTCAGTGCTTAATGATGGACAGAGCCTTGAGCAAGAAAGAAGAAGAGGTCGAGAGGCTGCAGCAACTCAAAGAAGAGTTGGAAGAGGCCACCGCTTCCGCTCTGGGCTTGTTGAAAAGGGAGCAGGAGACGCGAGAACAAGAGCTCCTGTCTCTACAGGAGGAGTTCCAGAAGCGTGAAAAGGAAAACCTGGACGAGAGACGGAAGCTGAAATCTAGGCTTGAGAAACTGGTCGCTCAAGTTCAAAATCTGCAGTTCACTTCTGAGAATGAAAAGGCCAAGAATACAAAACTTCAGCAGCAGATCGAcgaagtgagaaatgagaacgCGAAACTTCAGCAGCAGGTTGCAAGGAGCGAGGAGCAAAATTACGTCCCTAAATCTGAGACAGTGCAGCTAAAGGAGCGCTTAGAGGAAGTGATGGAGTCAGACATGGGGAAG GATGCAAAGATGATACATTCTGATTTGTTCCTGACTCACTCACCTTGTGAAGGAGAGAACCTGAATCCTCCAGATATGAAAAGAATGTCTCCACTGACCTCCAAAATTCACAGTCTTCTGGCTCTGATGGTAGGACTTCTCACATGccag GACATCACCAGTCCCGATGCTGAACATTTCAAAGAGACTGAGAAAGTTAGTGATATAATGCTACAAAAACTGAAGACTTTTCatctaaaaaagaataatttagaTAAAGAG ctACTGAAACATAAAGACAGAATCACAACTTTCAGAGAGTTAATTGCCAATGAAAAATCATTTCAAGATCAGGTTACTGAG GTTACAGACTTTGATTCAAATGAAACCAAGAATGTCAGAGACATACCTGTCCTACTGGGAGCCAAACTGGATCAGTACCACAACCTAAACGAAGAGCTTGATTTCTTG ATAGCAAAATTGGGACATCTTCTAGAGTCGAAAAAAGACCACTGCAACAGACTCATTGAAGAAAATGACAAGTATCAAAGACATTTAGGCAGCTTAATAAATAAG GTTACATCATATGAAGAAATTATCGAATGTGCTGACCAAAGGCTCGTGATATCCCACTCCCAGATTGCGCG tttagaagagagaaataaacatttggaaGACTTAATTAGAAGGCCCAGAGAAAAAGCCAGAAGACCAAg ACGAAGAAGTCATCAGAAGTCCATGACCGTG atgccagatattttagaaggaaagagaaatgactTAGATTAA
- the CAGE1 gene encoding cancer-associated gene 1 protein isoform X8, with the protein MKVLAELFSPEASQMVVILCLHMTFSLCLGGVSSDLNIGNYSQNVLNQPVDINISSFRQFEPLCKFHQREAFNNEMITFQNLTEGLPYAKEPELQCHVYNDAKDTNIQKDSFKEESPVESSTSADQDQLALECVRQSPRSPSLIHCTGGTLKFMEVSLANSTAMETAFNPSQPQNFLCKENVHGDVEQLVYKENSFHLLNQRANYKAEEIAGSSKGIQNSADIPEMSVKHQKEVAVEGRESSEIVSCWSPIGISWSGGASREGCMTPNTEQSLESPWPLEEDMALNEVLRKLKHTNREQQTLIQDLQRSNMYLEKKVEELQMKTTKQQVSVDIMNKLKENVEELIEDKYRVMLEKNDTEKTLRNVHEVLVDTQQCLQESRNEKETLQQELKKIKSNYVSLQERYTTEMQQKKQAASQCLMMDRALSKKEEEVERLQQLKEELEEATASALGLLKREQETREQELLSLQEEFQKREKENLDERRKLKSRLEKLVAQVQNLQFTSENEKAKNTKLQQQIDEVRNENAKLQQQVARSEEQNYVPKSETVQLKERLEEVMESDMGKDAKMIHSDLFLTHSPCEGENLNPPDMKRMSPLTSKIHSLLALMVGLLTCQDITSPDAEHFKETEKVSDIMLQKLKTFHLKKNNLDKELLKHKDRITTFRELIANEKSFQDQVTEVTDFDSNETKNVRDIPVLLGAKLDQYHNLNEELDFLIAKLGHLLESKKDHCNRLIEENDKYQRHLGSLINKVTSYEEIIECADQRLVISHSQIARLEERNKHLEDLIRRPREKARRPRRRSHQKSMTVVHRRGKLCSLTAWRSEVPVNHK; encoded by the exons atgaaggtgctggcagagctgttttctcctgaggcctctcagATGGTGGTCATCTTGTGTCTCCACATGAccttttctctgtgcctgggtgGTGTCTCTTCTG ATCTCAACATTGGAAATTACTCACAGAATGTGCTAAACCAGCCAGTTGACATCAACATCTCTTCCTTCAGACAGTTTGAACCCCTGTGCAAATTTCATCAGAGAGAAGCATTTAATAATGAAATGATAACATTTCAGAATCTGACAGAAGGCTTACCTTATGCCAAGGAGCCAGAATTGCAATGTCATGTATATAATGATGCAAAAGACACCAATATACAGAAAGATTCATTTAAGGAAGAAAGTCCAGTGGAAAGTAGCACTTCCGCAGATCAAGATCAACTTGCTCTAGAGTGTGTCAGACAATCTCCCAGAAGCCCGTCTCTAATCCACTGCACTGGAGGGACACTGAAATTCATGGAAGTGTCACTGGCTAATAGCACTGCCATGGAAACTGCCTTCAACCCTAGTCAGCCTCAGAACTTCTTGTGTAAGGAAAATGTGCATGGAGATGTTGAACAACTCGTTTATAAAGAGAATAGCTTTCACCTGCTTAATCAGAGAGCTAATTATAAAGCAGAGGAG ATTGCAGGTTCTTCCAAaggaatacagaattctgcagATATTCCTGAGATGTCAGTCAAGCACCAAAAGGAAGTCGCAGTGGAGGGCAGAGAGAGTTCAGAGATTGTCTCATGTTGGTCTCCGATAGGCATTTCTTGGAGTGGTGGGGCATCTCGGGAGGGCTGCATGACACCCAACACAGAGCAAAGCTTGGAAAGCCCATGGCCTCTGGAAGAGGACATGGCTTTAAATGAAGTCCTGAGGAAATTAAAACATACTAACAGAGAACAGCAGACTCTGATCCAAGACCTGCAGCGTAGTAACATGTATTTAGAGAAGAAGGTTGAAGAACTGCAGATGAAGACTACTAAACAGCAGGTGTCCGTGGACATCATGAATAAGCTAAAGGAGAATGTCGAGGAATTAATTGAAGACAAATACAGAGTGATGCTAGAGAAGAATGATACGGAGAAGACACTGCGGAATGTGCATGAGGTTTTAGTTGACACGCAACAATGTCTTCAGGAGTCCAGGAATGAAAAGGAAACCTTACAGCAAGAGCTTAAGAAGATCAAGAGCAATTATGTCAGTCTACAGGAAAGGTACACGACTGAAATGCAACAGAAGAAGCAAGCTGCAAGTCAGTGCTTAATGATGGACAGAGCCTTGAGCAAGAAAGAAGAAGAGGTCGAGAGGCTGCAGCAACTCAAAGAAGAGTTGGAAGAGGCCACCGCTTCCGCTCTGGGCTTGTTGAAAAGGGAGCAGGAGACGCGAGAACAAGAGCTCCTGTCTCTACAGGAGGAGTTCCAGAAGCGTGAAAAGGAAAACCTGGACGAGAGACGGAAGCTGAAATCTAGGCTTGAGAAACTGGTCGCTCAAGTTCAAAATCTGCAGTTCACTTCTGAGAATGAAAAGGCCAAGAATACAAAACTTCAGCAGCAGATCGAcgaagtgagaaatgagaacgCGAAACTTCAGCAGCAGGTTGCAAGGAGCGAGGAGCAAAATTACGTCCCTAAATCTGAGACAGTGCAGCTAAAGGAGCGCTTAGAGGAAGTGATGGAGTCAGACATGGGGAAG GATGCAAAGATGATACATTCTGATTTGTTCCTGACTCACTCACCTTGTGAAGGAGAGAACCTGAATCCTCCAGATATGAAAAGAATGTCTCCACTGACCTCCAAAATTCACAGTCTTCTGGCTCTGATGGTAGGACTTCTCACATGccag GACATCACCAGTCCCGATGCTGAACATTTCAAAGAGACTGAGAAAGTTAGTGATATAATGCTACAAAAACTGAAGACTTTTCatctaaaaaagaataatttagaTAAAGAG ctACTGAAACATAAAGACAGAATCACAACTTTCAGAGAGTTAATTGCCAATGAAAAATCATTTCAAGATCAGGTTACTGAG GTTACAGACTTTGATTCAAATGAAACCAAGAATGTCAGAGACATACCTGTCCTACTGGGAGCCAAACTGGATCAGTACCACAACCTAAACGAAGAGCTTGATTTCTTG ATAGCAAAATTGGGACATCTTCTAGAGTCGAAAAAAGACCACTGCAACAGACTCATTGAAGAAAATGACAAGTATCAAAGACATTTAGGCAGCTTAATAAATAAG GTTACATCATATGAAGAAATTATCGAATGTGCTGACCAAAGGCTCGTGATATCCCACTCCCAGATTGCGCG tttagaagagagaaataaacatttggaaGACTTAATTAGAAGGCCCAGAGAAAAAGCCAGAAGACCAAg ACGAAGAAGTCATCAGAAGTCCATGACCGTG GTGCACAGGAGAGGGAAGCTCTGCTCACTCACAGCGTGGAGGTCCGAGGTACCTGTGAACCACAAGTAA